From Rahnella aceris, a single genomic window includes:
- a CDS encoding AraC family transcriptional regulator, which translates to MTKVYQAFETLRQHKAVLHDSVELGSGIQLAAWSNKNDIVNQESADHHTLSLYVADGYECYHKTRSGWRNGGGPDRFCLMPKGSMSSWDVRDDLSFVHLYCSDEHLRHLVEQTWDRSPAAIELEERTFGEDPQITLLYRHFLLSSQWQENSNQLMLSSAANLLMAHLVKHYTHLQWALPTVRGGLAPHMLNRVKDYIHTHLGQPLLLPELAALAELSEFHFARMFKQSMGLAPHQYVMNARLIRAENLLKTSQMDITSIALECGFSSASHFSNRFKSVRGITPTALRGGIIV; encoded by the coding sequence ATGACTAAGGTCTATCAGGCTTTCGAAACGCTGCGTCAGCACAAAGCAGTTCTGCATGACAGTGTGGAACTGGGTTCCGGTATTCAGCTGGCGGCGTGGTCGAACAAAAATGACATCGTGAATCAGGAAAGCGCTGATCACCATACGCTGAGCCTGTACGTTGCCGACGGCTACGAGTGTTACCACAAAACCCGCAGCGGCTGGCGGAACGGCGGCGGGCCGGATCGTTTTTGTCTGATGCCGAAAGGCAGTATGTCGAGCTGGGATGTGCGCGACGATTTGTCGTTTGTGCATCTGTATTGCTCCGACGAACACCTGCGACATCTGGTGGAACAAACCTGGGATCGCAGCCCGGCGGCGATTGAGCTGGAAGAACGCACATTCGGAGAGGATCCGCAAATTACGCTGTTGTATCGCCACTTTTTGCTCAGCAGCCAGTGGCAGGAAAACAGCAATCAACTGATGCTCAGCAGCGCCGCCAATCTGCTGATGGCGCATCTGGTGAAACATTACACCCATCTGCAATGGGCGCTGCCAACGGTACGCGGCGGGCTGGCACCGCATATGCTCAACCGCGTAAAAGATTATATTCACACGCATCTCGGGCAGCCTTTATTACTGCCGGAACTTGCCGCGCTGGCAGAACTCAGCGAATTCCACTTCGCCCGCATGTTTAAACAAAGCATGGGGCTGGCACCGCATCAGTACGTGATGAATGCCCGGCTGATCCGCGCGGAAAACTTGCTGAAAACCAGTCAGATGGACATCACGTCCATTGCGCTGGAATGCGGATTCAGCTCCGCCAGCCATTTCAGTAACCGTTTCAAATCCGTGCGTGGCATAACGCCGACGGCACTGCGCGGCGGCATTATCGTCTGA